The nucleotide window TCACCAATCGCCAGAGGTGTTCCCGCTACTAACAGTTCTCGACCTTCATTctcaataatgaaatattcatCCTGTGATGACAATGCTCCAGGATATGATGTCATGACGATCGATCGACCAGGTACCACCTGAGAATTTTCGGATGGGGAAAGATGGTACCCTAAATCGTATCTTTTGAGAAGCCTCAACATTTTGCCATATCTGTAAATACAATCTTGTGTTATCTTGGGATctaaatgataaattattattcttcagCAAATGATTTTAAATTAACTATCTGCCATACATTGTACATACTCATATTAATCCATGCTTGCATGAAAGTATAAATAATCGAGTTATATACGCGATTTTGTCATTGTAACTACAGACgtcataataataatgattttcgTAGATTTTCCAGTCATGCGACAACTCTGATTTAAAACATTTAAGATTCTCACGGTGCTGCGGTGTTGTGTGCCAATGTGATCTGGGGTTCTCCATTGGTTTTGTTGAACAATTTGAGAAAGGCCATTCCTGCAAGATCTGCATTGACTTTCGATTTATTGACGGTGTCTTCAAGATAAGGCAGATCAGATGCCATGGCGAGCCACAGAAAATCTTCAGATGGAATTTCCACTGTCTTTCTACTGCGACGAACGGCAAACTTCCAGCCAGCTTCCATCCCAGCAAGTTGAGTGTAGAACAAACTTACCTacaatttcatgaaatttatgtaaaaaaaaaggatatcATTTTCAGCTTTTGCACGTTTTTTCACTGAAGGGTTTTCAACAACGGGCTAATATTTAGAGAACACACCATGTGCCAGTACGGATCCTTGGCTGCCAATACTTCAGCACGCTTTCGATGGTATTCCCGATTTTCTTTAAGATggtgacgaattttttcacacatcGATTCTTGTGTGGAGCATGGCGCTTCAATTGTGTTATGCCAATGGTGATGAATTAACTGCCAAGTCAAGCTACCCTCCAGAAGGCCGGTGGAGTATGCCTGAACCGTATCTGGATAATCTTCAGAAGATTTTATCTCGATGACTGACCAGCTGAAATGAAACATGGCACAATGTGAtcgttttcaaattactcTAAAAATCCCATACTTTTCTAAAGAATATTCTATTAGTGAAGACAACAATGATCAAACAGCGTGTGTCTGTGAATAGGTATGATATTGTATGATATCTACCCTGTATGGTGTATTCCGGTTCTATAATATGCACGAGCAGCGCCAGATGGAATAGCTTCCAGATCATTTCCTTGTCCCCAAAAATCTATTCTGTATGCTCCATTCTGTTTCCAGGTAACAGTTGCCGCGTACGTACCATCGTTCTCAACACTAGAACGATAATTAAAATGTCCAATTATATTCTACATATAGATCTACATAATCACACGCGTTGTAGAAAACAAATGTGTTTACAAACTTTGCAGCACTGTAGAACTAGAAAGGGACTTGGACTTGTTAAAATACATTTGGCTATGCggattttactttcaatttgTGTAAgccttttgaaattttggaaactttgatgttttgAATATTTAGATGACGAAGATGAACAAAAACAAGGGGACCTTGTATATACGTACTGCCCAAACTCGCCAAGGATGATGGCCCCTATGCCCAGGAGGGCAACGGCGCCAAGTATGTATGTGGAAATGCGAGTTTGCAGCCACGAggctccgaccaccttcagcATGGCTCATTAGTATAAGCAACACACCTTGGTCcaaaaggaaattaaaaaaaaaatcacagcaCTGCGTTCTCAACCCATCGATTACAAGCTTTGACGCCCAGTCGTGGCCTCTTCCTTTGAGAAGTTGCCTCCGTAGTTCTCCTTGCGGCTGATTATACTCTCTGTGAATCAAACAAATGTGCGATGGCAATCGTTATTTGCTTGGCCAACTCTAGTTTTTAAATCTGATTGCATCGAAATTTCGGATATTCCATATTTTCGTCGTAAAATTGTCTAGAATTTTCAGCATATAATTCAATATTCAACTTCCCTATACCTGATAGATCCCTAAGACGCAATAATTattacttctttctttctgcaACGGATACCAACTCGTCGCTCGTTTCACCATCAGTGCGACTTGCGAGTGTGTGCAATAAATACACAGTTCggctaaaaatttataatcctAATCTCTATCACATCAAGACGAAATCTAAATGTACATTTCAATATAACTGAAGTTTTCCCAAGTTGTGTCTAGAATTTAAAGCATCATGCCTTATTAACACACACATGTTGCGGCAACTAAACGTCTGgactattttattttatacattatgtAATTGTGttgatattaataaataaataaataaacaaataaatacaaatatacTGAATTGTTCCTGAAGAATCAATTGACCGTTATTCTTCCAGAGTCTGTTACTTGCCTGCCGAattcaaaaagtgaaaatgagAGACGATGGAAAAATTACATATATAAAGACAACTGTCCACTGCAAACCAAATTTAAGAATGCGTGAAGAcaatcgtttgaaattcaggATAGGAAATTATGCTCTGGtctattaataattatatcacgATTTCGTGATGATGGAAGAAggcaattattattaagagcTTATTCTATAATAAGTTGAAATTTTCGCgtttaataaatgaaaaattggtataaatcGATAAAGCAAATATTGCAATCCTGTAACCGGCtatcaatttataattaaactcgataaaaataaattctcacACTGATCGAAGTAACAGACGCGATACGATTCCGGAGTTTCTTTCGAGCCGTGTTATTTCTATTCGTCCAAGCCCGAACGAGTGAAGATCGTAATGAGAGAGCCGTATTTGCGATATATCCACATTGATCGTTATACAAATATGTACACATGCACACACTTACGTATATACAAAACGTACAGGGGTAAGTGTATGCATGTACGTCTGGCTGAGGTGTTCTGCATGAAGGTATAATgaatatattacaatattcTCGGAATGTTACACGTGATCTTCTCCGTATATACAGATAACGCAAAAAATAGGTGTAGAACACGGTTATACGAGTAGATCaggtatatacttatatatcatacattgaAGCATAACGTATAGGTATCGTTCTACTAGATTGACCGTGATAAATCAGCTTATGTAATATCATATactaattttttcgaatactAAGCGGCAGGAAGCGACTGCGAATTATAACTACTACCGCATGCGTATAACGTACGCGTCACGGagggttaaaaataaatacttaaaTATGTAGTACTAATTGACCTCAGATACTTCTAAACAGCTTTAAACGAATTTACAGCTTGTAAAACCTTCCTGGAGCCTTCAGGCCACGTGTAACTGCGATACATAATCTTTCTTATTAATGTTTCTATGccttttttctccctttcctGTCCACTTCCATATTTCTATATTACCTTTATATTTTAACCGCAACGCAGACGATAATTAGTGTACAAATAGAGCTGTAAGCCGTACATAACAATTCTCGAGAAAAATCGTATTATGTAAAGTAatacgaggttgaagttggtgTAAAATTGTCGTTACGAAACAttgcgggaaaaaaaattcctattttcttaatattacaatgatttttaaggaACTAAAACTTCCAAATATGaatgtgttttgttttattacggttcacggaatttcagacaattccgAAATGGCGAAATAACagtttttcctcagcatgaatcgttacgataacgttactaacttcaatatgatATGGCAATCGGGTATATCATCTTTCGCGTAAAATCGGGTTTACATTTAAAATAAGCAGATATA belongs to Neodiprion lecontei isolate iyNeoLeco1 chromosome 5, iyNeoLeco1.1, whole genome shotgun sequence and includes:
- the LOC107217363 gene encoding putative phospholipase B-like lamina ancestor isoform X1, whose product is MLKVVGASWLQTRISTYILGAVALLGIGAIILGEFGHVENDGTYAATVTWKQNGAYRIDFWGQGNDLEAIPSGAARAYYRTGIHHTGWSVIEIKSSEDYPDTVQAYSTGLLEGSLTWQLIHHHWHNTIEAPCSTQESMCEKIRHHLKENREYHRKRAEVLAAKDPYWHMVSLFYTQLAGMEAGWKFAVRRSRKTVEIPSEDFLWLAMASDLPYLEDTVNKSKVNADLAGMAFLKLFNKTNGEPQITLAHNTAAPYGKMLRLLKRYDLGYHLSPSENSQVVPGRSIVMTSYPGALSSQDEYFIIENEGRELLVAGTPLAIGDHGIWSQPILKNQLMLAVRVMSANRLATDGLTWSRHLALYNGGTASRQWLAVDPRLNSVWLVEQLPSITHAVDYSKDFVNVGFVSCTGAPMFKEIRQVAGDSRDAASVRSNEIARQLANITTASEIADLMHGHVPDAHAVFNNFSMTSGTDLVEIFAFRGDLYAQPFPVGVIDAKIVTAGIDGIENFQVYSGPNFSNKIPAFNWTRTFPNEPHCGHPETFNFGMTTPKWVWV
- the LOC107217363 gene encoding putative phospholipase B-like lamina ancestor isoform X2, which produces MLKVVGASWLQTRISTYILGAVALLGIGAIILGEFGHWSVIEIKSSEDYPDTVQAYSTGLLEGSLTWQLIHHHWHNTIEAPCSTQESMCEKIRHHLKENREYHRKRAEVLAAKDPYWHMVSLFYTQLAGMEAGWKFAVRRSRKTVEIPSEDFLWLAMASDLPYLEDTVNKSKVNADLAGMAFLKLFNKTNGEPQITLAHNTAAPYGKMLRLLKRYDLGYHLSPSENSQVVPGRSIVMTSYPGALSSQDEYFIIENEGRELLVAGTPLAIGDHGIWSQPILKNQLMLAVRVMSANRLATDGLTWSRHLALYNGGTASRQWLAVDPRLNSVWLVEQLPSITHAVDYSKDFVNVGFVSCTGAPMFKEIRQVAGDSRDAASVRSNEIARQLANITTASEIADLMHGHVPDAHAVFNNFSMTSGTDLVEIFAFRGDLYAQPFPVGVIDAKIVTAGIDGIENFQVYSGPNFSNKIPAFNWTRTFPNEPHCGHPETFNFGMTTPKWVWV